gggcctgtcGCACGGAGACGGAGCAGGATCCAGGGAATCAACCCCCCTTTGGCCTCTGCTTCCAACAGGTCCAGGAGGGACGCAGCGGCCCAGGGCACCTCCTCAGTCGCTGTCCCGGTGCAGGCGGGCGAGGCTGGGAAGCTCCGTCACTCTGGGAAGAAGCCCAGCGCATGGGGGAGCATCCCCCGAAGATGGACATGCCGGGATTGGCCGGGGGAAGCTGATGGATCTAGCAGGACCAGCTACAAGGGATCCAGCGGGATCAGTTGGGGATCCCCCAGCCGCGCCGTGGGACACGGACTCGTAGTTTCCTCACCCGCTGCTGGGAATGGAGCCAGAcgctgcccagcccccctgcccgggACCTGGCCAACCACGGCCTAGGAGCTGGGCCACCACCGCCAGGCCTTGGCGAGCTGGGAGCTGTGACGTCCTGCGGGGGCCGGGGCCCTCCCCGCTTTTCCGAGTGAGGCCCCTGCAGGAGGCGTCGGCCCCGAGGGCCCTTGGCCTCCCGAGCCTCGGCCTGCAGGAGCGGATCAGGTTCTTCCAGAAGAGCTCGGCCGCAAGCGAGGaacccggcccccggccccgcagccccaggGCCCGGGGGCTGGGGCGCCAGGAGCCGAGGCCCAGTGGAAGGGACTGGCCGCCCCGCAGGAGTGAGGAGAGAGTCCCGTCCAGCAGGGGCCCAGCCCTGCGTCCCAGCAGCGCCAGGCCCCCTGCCCAGAGGGAGCGGATGGAGCCAGCTGGGGAGACACGGCCTCCCCCcggcgggggcaggggcaggggccccAGCGTGGGGCCAGGCTGCTCCGTCAGGGAGCAGGTTCGCTCCTTCGAGCTGCGCTTCGGGGCGAGCCAGGCTCCCTGTGCGGCTGCTGccccccggggcaggggcaggctgacGGGGGCCCCAGCAACCAGGCCCCAGCAAAGCCGGGCAGCCTGGGGCAAGGAGCAGGAACCACGGCCCCCTGGGAAAGGGCAACGACTCTCagccctgccagccaggctgtgccCGCCCCAGCCGGAGCCACCAGCCCCTGAGCAGCCCCAGGGTGGCAGGAGGGCCggagccagagccccggggctgccccagccccccacagacgCCGGCAGACCCGAGGCGGCCCAGGGGGAAGGTCCAGCTGGTGAGGGGCTGCCAGGGGTCAGGCCTGCTGGGGGGCCATGCCAGAGCCACCTGCCCAGGCGCAGCCCCCTGACATCCTCCCCGCTCCCCgcagagggcagggcctcagagccgcccacggccctgccccccaccccctggggccTGGGGGAGTCCGACGGGGACCACTCTGACTCCACGGAGTCCTCACTCAGCGCCCCCAGTGAGCAGAGCCAGCCCGACGGCCGGAGCTTCGCCCTCAGGTGGgtagccgggctggagccagccctggggtctccccatctcccctccaaGCAGTCCTGCCTGCCAGCCGGGGCCTGGGGAGCTCTCGCCCCCTTTCTCTATGCCGGGGGGCCTGGCACCCTGCCGGCACCAAAGCCAGGGTAACCCAGGGTGGCTGGATGTGGGAACGTGGCACTGAGAGCCCAGTGCCCGCCACCCTTGGCAGAGCCGGGCAGGGTCCAGGAGCTGagcgggaggggcagggagcagggctctgCCGGGATGGGTGAGGGCCtttggggggcagctggggttGGTGCAGGGTCCCTGAACCCTAGGGAgatggggcagtgctggggggtgggggatgggttctggggggcagtgctggggggtaggcgtgggtgctggggggcagtgccagggggtgggggacgggTTCTGGGGGCAGGGTTGGTGGGGAGCAGGCGTGGGTGCTGGAGGGCAGTGCTGGGAGCAGTGTtgagaggtgggggcagggtcGACTGGGGGCAGGTGTGGGTGCTGGGGGAcaggggtggtgctggggggtgctgggtgcagtgttgggggatggggggcaggtgtgggtgctggggggtgctgggggcagtgttgggggatgggaaatggggagcagtgctgggggaCAGGGTTGGGTGCTGGGGCACCATGGTGGGGCGGGCGCCTGGCCGTGATGGGGTTTCTCCTGCCCCCAGTGTGGCCGAGCTGAGGGAGTTTGGCCTGGACGAGGGACACTCGGCGTCACTGAACTCCAGCCTGTCCGGCCTGTCCATGGTGTCCCTGATCTCAGCCCAagacctggagcagctgctggaggaggtgAAGGGCCTGGGAGACGAGAGCCAGCAGGTATGTGCTGCCCGAGAGCGCCGTCTGCCCGTCTGTCCCTTCACCCCGTGCAGGGACCTGTCCTGGCTGGGCCCCGGGCCGCAGGCACAATTGAGCTGGGTTGGGTGGGGTCAGAGTGAGAGGCTTGGGCTGGGGTTCCTCGTTGGGCCGGGGCTCCGGGGTTCCCCGTTGGGCCAGGGCTCCGGGGCTCCGGGGCTCCGCGTCGGGCCAGTTGGAGCAGGGGAGTTAAAGCTGATCCTTCCTGAGGCCTGGGTCCAGCTGCCAGAGGACACAGGCAATGGCTGCAGCTGGTGGGGGCACGTCgttccccagcccaggtgcccGGGCGCAGACCGGGATGGAGGGGAGCCTTGCCCCCCCTGGGCTCTGCAGAGGCCCCAGCCCCTGACTCGCCTTTCTCCCAGCAGCACTTCCAGGAGATCCAGGTGGTCGTGCTGCACAAGGacgagggggccgggctgggcttcAGCCTCGCAGGGGGGAGCGACCAGCACAAGAGGGTGACGGTGAGTGCCGGGATCCCCCAGGGAGCAGCGGGGAGAGGGGAGCCTGGGACCGGCAGGGCCAGCGGGATGACAGTGGAGGGTGGGCCTTGACTCTAGGGGCTAATGcttcagccccctgccatgaTTCCCTGCAGATCCAACGCGTCTTTGCCGGCGGCCTGGCCGCCCAGGAGGGCACCATCCAGCCAGGGGATGAGGTTCTCTCCATCAACGGGCACTCGCTGACGGGGCTGCAGCCACGTGGAGGCGCTGCGAACGCTGCACCGGGCCCGGACCGCCCGGCAGGCCATTGTGGTGCTGCGGAAGGGGGGAGTGGATGGGCTCCCCAACGGCTCCCTCCCAGCGCCGGGCCCACAGCCCCCTCCATCAGCACCAGGTGAGTGCGGCCAGACAAGGCCCTGAGCTGAACAGGGAGGGGCTGGCGTCTGACGGctccgtctgtctgtccccccacaGACACCATGGTGAGGCCCCTGCAGCTGGTGAAAGACGCCAACGGACTCGGATTCAGCCTGGACGGAGGACGGGGGTCGCTGCAGGGGGACAGGCCACTGACCGTCAAGAAGATCTTCCAGGGTGAGAGACCGGGGGGGGCAGTGTAGGGGGCAGACAGGGCTGCCCGGCCAGGGTGGTCAGCAACTGAACCAAGCCCCCTTCAGAGGCCTCTGTGTGAAgcaggtctggggggctctggccaGTGATGGCATTAGAGACCCCAGTGGCCGGCCATGGAGACCGAGGGCATGGGGGGATCGGAGCTCGCCCGGGTGCTCCCTGCGCTGCCCCTGCGCCCTGAGCAGAGACCTGCGGTCTGCGGAGCTGGCAGagctggagagggagggagacagtGGCGGGGGGTCGCGCTCTGCACaggagcagctcccagcccatgGCTGCCCTGTGGGTCCCAGCGACTGTGTCATCAGGGAGGCCTGGCTTTACCCTCCCAGCAGCCCCGTCGGGGGAGAGTCCCCCACTGCAAGCGGATaaatccccccgccccctgggctctccctccagctgtccctctccccatGGTCCCTGGGGCTGCTTCATCACGCTGGCTGCATGTGGCCCCAGCAGCCCCTTGATCCAGGTCCCCTGGTGTCTCCTGCAGGGGGCCCCAAggacctgctgcagcctggggacGAGGTGCTCCAGATCGGGGAGAGGAGCCTGCAGGGGCTGATGCGGCTCGAAGCCTGGCAGCTCATCAGGGCCCTGCCCATGGGACCCGTCCAGCTCCTCGTGCGAAAGAAGGGAAAGCCCTGACAGCCGTGAGATCTGCACCCAAACTGGACTTAGCCCTCATCAGCGCCGGCGTCTCCAGATGGCTGGGCAGACACATGCCTCCCACAGCGCCAGCACAGAGATGGGTTTCTCTGCGGGGGCCTTGTttcctgggcctcagtttctctctccaTACAATGGGGAACATAATCCTGCCTTGGTCTGGCCTGTTTATATCGTGAGCACTTCAGGACAGGGACAGTCCCCGTGTGACGGGCCCTGGGTTTGGTGGGGATCTGGCAGGACAGGGCCCCTGATCTCGCTCAGGGTCTGTGCCACGCTCAGCACAAGGGGCTCTGGGCCGTGCCCGGCATTTCTCTTGGTGGGGGCCGTGCTCGGCATGAGGGGCCCCGAtctctgtggggcggggggacaaGGGGCCCCGATctctctgggatgggggggggccgCGCCCGGCACGAGGGGCCCCGAtctctgtggggcggggggggggggggctgcgcctGGCACGAGGGGCCCCGATCtctgtgggatggggtgggggctgtgcccgGCACGAGAGGCCCCGAtctctgtggggcggggggggggctgtgcccgGCACGAGGGGCCCCGATCtctgtgggatggggtgggggctgtgcccgGCACGAGGGGGCCCCGatctctgtggggctgggggacaAGGGGCCCCGatctctgtggggtggggggggggggctgtgcccgGCACGAGGGGCCCCGATCTCTGTGGGTCTGGGGAACGAGGGGCCCCGATCTCtgcggggcagagtgggggctgtGCCCGGCACGAGGGGCCCCGATCTCtgcggggcagagtgggggctgtGCCCGGCACGAGGGGCCCCGATCTCTGTGGGTCTGGGGAACGAGGGGCCCCGATCTCTGTGGGTCTGGGGAACGAGTGGCCCCGATCTCTCTGGCGTGGGGGGgacatggtgggggaggggtgaaaagTAAACACATAAAAGGCAGAACAATGGGATGTGGGTTTGTTACAAGTTGTTACTTTTATTGTTTATGGTAATTTCCGAAGGGCGGGGCGGGAATCCCGCGTGTCCCGGTCTGACCCTCCCCCTGCGACCTAAACACAACAACGAGAGGGGCGGGGCCAGACAGCTGCGCAGAACCCCCCCACAACGTTTTACGACTCTTGCGTGCTTTGCTTTACGGCGGCATAGGCTGCCTCGGTTTACGGCAGAAGGGAGAACTAGAGCGAGACTCACGACAGTGGCCTTGTTTTTCGGTGGCGAGGTGGACGTAGCAGTACGACGTGGGAGGTTTCGCTTTACGGCGGCGCGCAGCGCGCCCGAGGATTGTGGGAAATCGCCAGAGCGGCGGGCCGGTGTCGCTTTACGGCGGCGCGGCACCAATCGGGCCGGGCTTGACGTGCGAAGGGGGAAGTCGTGGCAGCGGCCGCGCTTTGCGGTAGAGGCGGAGGCGCGACAGAGGGGCCGTGTGGCTTTACGGCAATAGCGGGATGAGCCTTTACGAGCTGTTCCGGGGGTTCTTCGGCTTCCCCCGGGGCCGCAGGTTCGAGACGCGGAGCCGCCTGgaccagcaacccccccccccccccgggttcggcccccccccgagcctgtctccaccccccccaccccagcaacctccccccgggctcgtcccccccccccccccccggcccaagcccagctccccctccgggctcggcccccccatccccgagcccagcccccccccccccgagcctgtcTCCACCCCCCCGGgctcgccccccctcccccggcccgagcccagcccctcccccccgggctcgtccccccacccccggcccgagcccagctcccccccccccccgggctcgtccccccccccccggcccgagcccagcttccccccccccccggcccgagccagctcccccacccgggctcgtcccgtccccccccgggcccgagcccagctcccccccccccgggctcgtcccccccccggcccgagcccagctcccccccccccgggctcggcccccccccccgggctcggcccccccccccggcccgagcccagcttccccccccccggcccgagcccagcttcccccccccccggcccgagcccagctcccgcccccgggctcgtcccgtccccccccgggcccgagcccagctccccccccccgggctcgtccccccccccggcccgagcccagctcccccccccccgggctcggccccccccctccccgagcccagtccccccccccccggcccgagcctgtctccacccccccccagcccagcaaccccccccctccccgagcccagctccccccccccccgggctcgtcccccccccctccccggcccgagcctgtctccaccccccccagcccagcaaccccccccctccccgagcccagctccccccccccgggttcggcccccccccccgagcccagtccgtcccccccccccccgagcctgtctccacctccccaccccagcaacccccctcccccgggctcggcccccccctccccggcccgagcccagctcctcccccccgggCTCGCCCACCCCCCGAGCccagtcccccccctccccggcccgagcctgtctccacccccccagcccagcaacccccccccccggctcgtccccccccccccggcccgagcCCAGCCCCGAGCCTGTCTCCACCCCAGCAACCCAACCCCCCCGgctcggccccccccccccggcccgagcCTGTCTCCACCCCCGGGCTCGGACCCCCCTGGAGCTCggtcccccccatggctcctccagcctgagcccagccccccgcATTGCCCCTTCCCGGGCCctgccccacttcccccaccGGGCCCAAGCCCAAcatctccatccatccctccaggGCCCAGCATAGCCCGgctcgcccccccccgcccccccatgtcCCCCTGGGCCAAGCCTAGCAACCCCCTCTCCAGGCTCTGCCGCctggtctctccccctccctctccggtCTTGGCCCCCCAAGTCTGACCCCAACCCCACTTGGCCCCGCCTCATCGGCCGGGGCCTGGCCTGATCCgagcacccctccctccctccttctctccccaggcCCAAGtccggcacccctcccccacgATGGCCATGTCATGGTGCTCGGCCAAGGCCCCCTGAGGTGCCCCCAGCTCGGGAGTGGGATGTTCCCTCAGAGGGTGGGGGGCCTTCCCCTCANNNNNNNNNNGCTAGCCGGAGAAGGGGCTAGCGGAGGGCTGGGAAAAGGGGCTAGTGGGGCCAGGTACCAGGTCAGGGTTAGCCGGAGAAGGGGCTAGCggagggctgggagaaggggctagTGGGGCTGGGTACCGGGTCAGGGTTAGCggagggcagggagaaggggccggggggccgggtaCCGGGTCAGGACTAGCCGGAGAAGGGGCTAGCggagggctgggagaaggggctgggggggccgggtacCCGGTCAGGGCTAGCCGGAGAAGGGGCTAGCGGAGGGCTGGGAGAAGGGCCCGGGGGGGCTGGGTACCCGGTCAGGGCTAGCCGGAGAAGGGGCTAGCggagggctgggagaaggggctagTGGGGCTGGGTACCCGGTCAGGGCTAGCGGGAGaaggggccggggagccgggtacCCGGTCAGGGCTAGCCGGAGAAGGGGCTAGCGGAGGGCTATGAGAAGGGGCCGGGGGGCTGGGTACCGGGTCAGGACTAGCCGGAgaaggggccggggggccgggtaCCCGGTCAGGACTAGCCGGAgaaggggccggggggccgggtaCCCGGTCAGGACTAGCTGGAGAAGGGGCTAGCGGAGGGCTGGGaaaaggggccgggggggccaggtACCCGGTCAGGGTTagcggagggttgggagaaggggCCGGGTACCCGGTCAGGGCTAGCGGGAGAAGGGGCTAGCggagggctgggagaaggggttggggggggcgggtACCCGGTCAGGGCTAGCCGGAGaaggggccggggagccgggtacCGGGTCAGGGCTAGCagcgggctgggggccgggcggGGGTCCCAGGGGCCAGGGCTGCAGCCGGGGCTCTGCGCAGACCCCGGTCGGGTCACAGGCCGGAGCCGAGGAGGGTCCCGGCGGATCCCGCCTCCCCCCGGCGCGCCAGGGGTTAACccgccccccaacctgcccccccccccatggcagctccgcAGCCGGCCGGGCTCTGCCTCTTTCATCACTTCCGCCCCCGGCCCCCGGAGCTGGCACCGAGGCGCTGGGGCTGCGGCTGCAGCGGGGGCCGCCATGGGGCTGTGACCGCGGCGGGGCCGGCCGAGGGGGGCAGCGCTCAGCACCCGGGGCCGCCTCCCCCCACGCCCCGGCGGACCCCGCAGCTGCAAGGACGGAGCGCGGGGGGGCTGCTCGCAGAGGTGAgggggggctgggacagaggcaGGCGCTGCCCCCCCGGGGGGGTCTCTGCCGCCGGGggggggccaggcagcggctccTCGGAGGTGATGCGGGaagggggggctcctgcagggagggggcgtTGGGGGatgctgcggggcggggggaggacgggggggagggggcgttgggggaggtgagggggtattgggggagggggatgctgcggggcggggggaggacggAGGGGAGGgggtattgggggagggggatgctgcggggcggggggaggacgggggggagggggcgttgggggaggggaggggatgctgcggggcggggggatgccgcgggggaagcagggggaggaTGCGGGATCCCGGCTCCCGGTCTCTCCGCCGGGCAGTGCGGGACGCGGCGGCGAAGGGTTTTCCCAGCCCCGCTCCGGTTTTTGGCGCGGGGGGGCCTGTGCGGCCCGGCTCTGGCTCTCGCTGCGGCTGGAGCAGAATCTGCTTTCGTGTCCCCCGGGCTGGGAGAGCCCCCCCGGGCCGCGCCGCATCCCCGCCTGGGCCGCtccctggggccgggccggggccggggtgggggggacccaGATCCCCCGAGCTCTAAgccccagctggagtgcagcccccccccccgcagcccccacgTGGGGCCCGCGCCCCCCGCATCTGTCCGCGTGTTGGAGGAACTGGGGGGGCGGTCGCACCGCGTTTGGCTCCAAATGCGCTGGGGACATATTTAAACCTGGGAGGagggtttttgggggggaggcCTTCATCCGCCCCCCcgaaaggggctgggggagcccaaCTGGCCCCTGGGTGTAGAAATCAGCCAGGTCCCCTGAGGCTGTTTCTTTTAGTTTTATTCTGCGTGTCAGAGTAGCACCTGGGGGCCCCGACCGAGAGCCCGGGTccgccctgttgtgccaggtgctgcccggGCCCCGATCGAGAACCCGGGTccgccctgttgtgccaggtgctgcctggTCCCCAATCGAGAACCCGGGTctgccctgttgtgccaggtgctgcccggGCCCCGATCGAGAACCCGGGTccgccctgttgtgccaggtgctgcctggGTCCCGATCGAGAACCCGGGGatgccctgttgtgccaggtacTGCTCGGGCCCCGATCGAGGATCGGGGCTGCCCCGTTGTGCCAGCACTGTGCAGACCCAGGGAAACGCAGTCCCTGCCATCACCATCTGAATGGGCCTAGGCAGGATTATTCTCCCCTTTTACGGTTGGCACCAGAGGGCATCAGTGACGGGGCCAAGGGCCCTTGGGAAGCcggtggcaaagccaggaatggaAGCGAGCTGGGGGCCCTGTCCCAGCTCAGTCTCCTCTGAGCAGCTGCAGCCAGGCAGGCGAGGTCTGGTGCCGCGGCCCTGTGGTGCTGGgcgctgtgcaggcagagggagaCGGAGGCCCTGTGTGCCGTCCGGGCTGTCTGGTCCTAACAGTCTAGgggtcagggccgcccagaggattcagggggcctggggcaaagcaatttcgggggccccttccataaaaaaaagttgcaatactatagcaTACTATagtctcgtgggggcccctgtggggcccggggcaaattgccccacttgccacccCCTCTGGGAGGCCCTGCTAGGGGTTACAGGCCTCtagcagggggtgaggggctcGGAGAGGAGACCTGTTCACCCCCCACTAGACcgcgctcccctcccagagctgggaatagaacccaggagtcctggctcctgacCAGGCCTGGCTACTAGATTGTGGTGCCCCTGCACCCTTGGCTTGGGCTCTCTGCTCTGGGTAGCCCCTCCTGGGGCGGTCTCTGCCCCCAAggcccagctgctgccacctgTGGAGTCCCCAGGGGTgtgggcatggggcagggaggggggtgaagCGGGGGCCCTCCGCTCACCCCCCATCGCAGGGCTCCATGTGCTTcaggctccctcctcctcccattcaTTGTGGTCTCTGCACCTACCGCCTCCGACCCATCCCCCCTCCACTTCCTGTCGCTGCTGCTCGATTCTCAGGTCGTGGCAGGGCCTGGCTCGCTGGCCTGCACCTCGTGACCACACGCAGGGGTGTGATGAgcagccaggatgcctgggttctctgcccggcCGTGCCACTGCCTGTGCGGCCTTTCCCCACCATTCAGGCTCTTGCCTCGGTGACATCTCCGTGGCTCCATCCTGCGCTGGGTGTGTCCCTGATGGAGGCCCGTGGCAGTGTTATCCGGGGAGGGGGAGCCCCGGGGGCCTGGAGGGGAGTCAGAGCCGAGCTGGGGATgcgctggcagcagcagcatattgggacccccttgtgccaggggctgcagacacccagggagagagagaccctCCCCACTTCACAGGGAGACTGtctcagagctgggaactgaacctaggtcctgcaagtCACAGACCAGCACCCAAACCACTGGGCCAGCCagcctccatgcctcagtttcccctctggaaGTTGGGGCGATGCtagagcaggggagtggggtgcatgGGGCTGTGCTTTCTGTGCTGTCAGTGGCTCTGACATAGCCATGTGGGGCTCTGGTCTAACTGCCTGCAGCCTCTCCAGGGCTCCTAGGACACAGTGCAAGAGATCTAGGACAGGGCCTTGCGCCAGGTTCCCTGGGCTGAGTCCAGGGTCTCCGGGAACAGCCTCCAGCAACCTCCCTTCCCTGGGCAGCATGAGAGCTGAATGCCTGGGGGTCCGGCTCTCTGGGCGGCTTGGAGACATCTCCCTGCGGAGTGGGCCAGGCCCGTCCCCGGGCAGGAGCTCCAGACGCCGCTGACCCTGCTGCCCACAGACACTGGACAGGAAACAGCCAAGCCCCTGGGTGCTGCCATGCGTGGGGCTGCGTGGTTCCCTATCACCCCCTGGTCTGATCGTTCTGTCTCAGACCCTTGGGGCCGGCCCTGAGCTCCATGTCTCCACTGGGGCCATGTGCAGAGCTGTGCGGCTCGTAACCTGGCTCACAGGGTGTGTCTGGGGCAGGTTGGGAgggccaggcctgggcacaaGGGTCGGTGGTTCCAAGCGCCTCTGTCGACAGCGTGTGAACGGGGCCTGTGCTGTGCGCCCCCCGcactcccagcctggagcaggcCGGCTACAAGCAAGCGGCTGCCatctgagctcctggctgcccACATCCCGGCGGTGTCCTGGGGCTGCGTAGCTGAGCTGTGTCCGCTCACCCTGCTGGGCGGGGAGGCTCCCCCAGCCGGGGCTGCCTCCGCTCCCCACGGGGCCCCGTCGGGCGCGGGATCCCCGGCACTATCTGctggtgtgtgggaagggggcaccTGCAGCCCAGTCCCGGGGGAGGCACAGAGACTGGGGTGCATCTAGGGactttctagagcaggggtaggcaacctatggcatgtgtgcccaaggtggcacgcgagctgattttcagtggcactcacattgcccgggtcctggccaccggtccagggggctctgcattttaatttaattttaaacgaatcttcttaaacattttaaaaaccttatttactttacatacaacaatagtttagttctatattatagagttgtagaaagagaccttctaaaaacgttaacatgtatgactggcacgtgaaacctta
Above is a window of Chrysemys picta bellii isolate R12L10 chromosome 20, ASM1138683v2, whole genome shotgun sequence DNA encoding:
- the LOC101948241 gene encoding pro-interleukin-16-like, with translation MVGRAPGRDGVSPAPSVAELREFGLDEGHSASLNSSLSGLSMVSLISAQDLEQLLEEVKGLGDESQQHFQEIQVVVLHKDEGAGLGFSLAGGSDQHKRVTIQRVFAGGLAAQEGTIHHVEALRTLHRARTARQAIVVLRKGGVDGLPNGSLPAPGPQPPPSAPDTMVRPLQLVKDANGLGFSLDGGRGSLQGDRPLTVKKIFQGGPKDLLQPGDEVLQIGERSLQGLMRLEAWQLIRALPMGPVQLLVRKKGKP